One Helicoverpa armigera isolate CAAS_96S chromosome 12, ASM3070526v1, whole genome shotgun sequence DNA window includes the following coding sequences:
- the LOC135117636 gene encoding cytochrome P450 6B2-like, whose amino-acid sequence MLQLPLILFGLVLLLSWYLIGRHNENYWKARGVKFYSKNKVIGPFWDYVFSRGAMFEKFGELYKAYRNEPVVAIGQVLTPSLFVIDAKNVQHVLSSDFQSFNHRGLDSVEGDQLTESIILLNGPKWKLMRKTMTPLFTSSKLKNMYYIMDKTAQDFVTHLKSDPKLWKGNFFESAMLYCNAAVCAAIFGIGEQSTFESPFLKFAKDVSISTFKNNMKFTLFNLAPKLFRMLGVKVFKEHEDFFVGAIGQVIKKREEENVKRHDFADLCIELQKNGTLKDQTTGYELEPTTGLLSAQAFFFFTAGVEPAADGIFATFALLSQHPEILQKVHQEIDEYFEKYDGKITYDVVCDMEYVDKVLSESLRMFPPIGYLSRQCVQDTVLPVGNVKVAKGTKLFTPIYEIHHDPKYYPDPEVFDPERFSKERRPNDDLYMPFGMGNRTCIGARYSKLQLLAAIVHVLRSFTLKPIPESQQKKVTFLRHAIGVRIGNVKVELIPRDIK is encoded by the coding sequence ATGTTACAACTACCACTGATTTTATTTGGATTAGTTCTCTTACTATCGTGGTACCTGATCGGTAGACATAATGAAAACTATTGGAAGGCACGTGGTGTGAAGTTCTACAGCAAGAACAAAGTGATTGGACCCTTTTGGGACTACGTTTTTAGTAGAGGTGCAATGTTCGAGAAATTTGGTGAGCTATATAAAGCGTATAGAAATGAGCCGGTTGTAGCCATTGGACAAGTCCTGACACCTTCATTGTTCGTCATAGATGCCAAGAACGTGCAACACGTTTTGTCCTCAGACTTTCAATCTTTCAATCATAGAGGACTTGATAGCGTAGAGGGTGACCAACTGACAGAGTCCATAATCTTACTGAATGGACCCAAGTGGAAGTTAATGCGAAAAACCATGACTCCATTATTCACATCAAGCAAATTGAAGAACATGTATTACATTATGGACAAAACTGCGCAAGACTTTGTGACTCATTTAAAAAGTGACCCCAAACTATGGAAAGGCAATTTCTTTGAATCTGCCATGCTTTACTGCAATGCTGCCGTTTGTGCTGCTATTTTTGGTATCGGAGAACAATCAACATTTGAATCCCCGTTTCTGAAGTTTGCTAAAGATGTGTCAATATCAACTTTCAAGAATAATATgaaatttacattatttaatctTGCCCCGAAGCTATTTAGGATGTTAGGGGTGAAGGTGTTTAAGGAGCATGAGGACTTTTTCGTTGGAGCGATAGGTCAAGTTATTAAAAAGAGAGAAGAAGAGAACGTAAAGAGGCACGATTTCGCTGATTTATGTATCGAACTGCAGAAGAATGGTACCCTGAAGGATCAAACGACGGGTTATGAGTTGGAGCCCACCACAGGCTTGTTGTCTGCGCAGGCATTCTTCTTCTTCACTGCGGGAGTTGAACCGGCTGCCGACGGCATTTTTGCAACATTCGCTTTACTCAGTCAGCACCCagaaattttacaaaaagttcACCAAGAAATTGACGAATATTTCGAAAAATACGATGGAAAAATAACATATGACGTTGTATGTGACATGGAGTATGTAGATAAAGTGCTTAGTGAGTCACTAAGAATGTTCCCTCCGATCGGTTATTTGAGTAGACAGTGCGTCCAAGACACTGTGCTGCCAGTTGGCAATGTTAAAGTAGCAAAGGGAACAAAACTGTTCACACCTATTTATGAAATACATCATGATCCCAAATATTATCCGGACCCTGAAGTGTTTGACCCAGAACGATTCTCTAAGGAGAGGAGACCCAACGATGATCTTTATATGCCATTTGGAATGGGAAACAGGACATGCATAGGAGCCAGGTATTCTAAATTGCAACTTTTGGCTGCTATAGTTCACGTTCTTAGATCATTCACTCTGAAGCCTATCCCAGAAAGCCAGCAGAAGAAAGTAACATTCCTCCGACATGCGATTGGTGTAAGAATAGGAAATGTAAAAGTGGAGCTCATTCCCAGAGATATAAAATAG